The genomic region CAGTGAATACATCTAACATGACAGAGTTTCATATAGCTCAAGCTCTCCATTGCAGGAAACACATCTGGTGTTATATCAACCACAGTAGTGGTTAAGAGACCTTTTAGACACTGTATGTGATCACTCTTGTTTCCACCCCATAGGCTCACAGTTAGTGTAATATGCTAAACACACAATACTAAGCAGTAACAAAGAGATGTATTGTAGGCTAATTTCTCCACTAAAGTTCACTTTCCTTTTTAGCAGATCGAGGGATttaagtttcatttaaaatatgatgTATGGCataacttaaaatgtaaaatggggTTTTATTCATTGTgaactaaataaaatgtatttctttttaaaacttccaTTTCTCCACTACTTTCTTTTGTGTCCCTAAGCTCATCCTAAGGTGTGTTATCTAATATGAAACCTTATGTTTCTTGAAATCCACGgggcataaaaaacaaataaaaatgcagacagttTCCACTCACCACTAGTGCTGAGATGTGGGTCTGTAGGGCCTGTAACAGGGATCTGAGGAGATCTAGTGATAGACATCTCTGGGTCACTGGTGGAAGCCTGCAGACTGGAGGGAACCGTTGAGCTCTCTGATAAGGGCTTGTTCTCATTTCTTGTGGTGGAGTACACTGCTGTTCTATTATGTCTGATCCACATGGTTGTTGTCCCTGGCACTTTTGTTGATTCTTTAACAGTATGTGGACTGACTGTGGATGTGTGGTGGGATCCTTTTGCTGTGACAGAAATTGGACTTGTGTTACTACTGAGTAGAAACAACACTCAGTTCAGAGAAAGTTAAAATTCATGATGTCATGAAAACTATCTGCAAATCACACTTCATTTTTATTAGAATAGAGGAAACTAGATTTTTTTAACAACACAGAATGGGGAAATTACGTGGAtttgccattttttttgtttttatttttggtcagACAGTTTCACAGTCTGGTTCTATGGACTGTTTTGTGGCGCAGTTCATGAGTTAAAAACCCCAGTGCTTTCCCTGTTCTGTGACGACACAACTACACAGTCACTGTTCCTCAAATTGAACATTTTATGTAGAAGTTATTCACTGTACACAAGTCATGGATAATAAAATGGATGATTTTActcttttaatgtttaaaactgTTGCTATAATGTGGTGGTGTTGAAAaactaaatgaatgaaatatacTCACAGCCTCGTCTAATTTTTACAAAGTTCATCAGATGTTTTGATTTCAATGCAGGGTGACGAACAAGACACTTCACAGTAACTCTTTTCTCTACTGAGAGAATTTCAATCATCCCAGTGGAGATGTATTTTTTAGCTTCCTGTTGGAATTGGTTACGAGCTGTAAAATGGGATAGATGTCATTAGCATCGATTGCATCAACTTACACCATCACAAATGCAACACTTGATCAAATCAACCCTTTGTAACGGAAACTACTCTTCTGTggaattcaaaataaaattcaaaatccCCCTtgtttaaagtctttttttttaaaaacatttgaacgTTGTTCAGTCTCATCATAGTAGCAAAGATTCCAGAAAGTGTGGGTCATGCTATCATCATCACATGAGCCCACTCACTGGTTGCTGTCACTAATTTTAATACACCTACAAATGTCTAAATTCCGCAACGTAAGTGTTAACACCCATgttaacctaaccctaacccatcCATCCACTCTTAACTGCTGTGGTTTTAAGCACAGTAGTTAAGTTTTAGGAAGAATACATTGCATTTATTATCAAAAAGAATCAACCTTTCCTAGTATCAAATAAATTCACTTTTTGTGCTTATTCCTAGTTAACTGCtcttaattgaattgaattgagttcaCAATATACatgtaactttttttatttttatctatgTATAGAAATTAGCAAACATTTGTTTGCCAATTATGTATCATAAAACATTTTATGATACATAAATATGAGTAATCAGCAAGGGAATGATATCAAAATGGCATCCCCTTGTGTAGTCACCTCAATTCAGCTTTTTGGAAAATCCACTGGGAAAAATCCTGATTGAAGGGCAATTTTTCTAACTAACACCTCAAACTATCATTCTCACTTTCTTCCAACTTACCAAGAAATTCTGACCCATCGTCGATTTTCCAAGAAATCTGAGGAGCAAAGTGGTTCCCCACAGCAGTGCATTTTATGACAGTCTTTCCTTCATGctttgtttttgacattttgggaTAACCTTCAAAAGAATCACAAAAGACAAAGTTTTATGAAACAAGATCAACACAGTGGTAATTGTTTTGGTAATTAGTATAACTGTCAAAGTCTGATCCCATCGCTAGTAAAGATgtgaaaagaaagtaaaaagaaagacGTAAGATAATATTTACCcaacactgtcacctccactatCTTCTCTGTTATTTGGTCTCCATAATGAGAACATGTGTAATTGCCTCCATCGTTAAATTTGACGCTGGAAACACTGATGGAGAATTTTGACTCAGACAGTGTGTCGATTCTGTAGCGTTTGTCCTTTAAGGCTGGaaacaatttatttaaagttatttaatgtTTGCCTTTCACCAAAGGttgtttgaattttggcccaaaCATTTGCCactttttaagtttttgtttttacattcattactGTGACTGAATATGCCATTTTCACCTTGATTGTGATTGAAGAACATAACAAATCCTTCAGGGTTTTTCCAGTCCACATTGGTCTTGTCAGCATTGGTAACAGGACAGCTTAAGCTGAGGTTCTCACCTTCCATGACCGTCACATGCTGCAATACTGCAAGTGaaactgcaataaaataaaaggaagtTTGACTTTGTTAAAGTTTCTTTGAGAACGAAATGTGCATAACACATTTCCTAACATGGTAAAAACAAGTGAGCAACCATCTGCTGAAATTAAAAAGTCAGTGGCACACATACAGATGTCCAAGTTAAGTTTTAAACAGTTCAGTTAAACTTTTCACAGTCTGACTCATCTGCCACCACCTCTGCCACTGGCCTGTCactgtgtatatatacagtAGGTGTGTGGAGGAGGtgtgacaggaaaaaaatgctgttCATTGCAGCTACAAAATAAGCAGCCCCCCTGTTATACATCTGATGCATTTCTGTTCTAACAGGAAGTAATGTGGTCAGTGCTTTCAAGGTGAAAGAGAAAGTAGGGCGGGTgtgaggaaaaaatatatatttgctgTAGGTTGTTCATGGGGCCTTTGggggctttttcttttctgtgggTTTCAAATAACACACGGAAAACACATTTGTTGGGGGCACACTGACACCACTGCAGAGGTCATAAAGCTATTTTTGCAGTTTGTGTGCTAGTCATGCCATTACATCAACTGACAACCACCAATATTTGTATTGATGACTTTTCATCAGTACAGTCATTTTTATGTCCCTCAAGGCTTTGGttgtctctgtttcttttttaattttatttgtattgccTGATCaatacagaaaatgtaatttctcaGTAAGTTCTTAATGCtaactaaaatatatacattGTATACTGTGTATGTTACGTTGTTTGCTCTTATGCAAAGCTAAAGCCAGTCTCCTTTGTCTATTTTGTCTCATTATAAGGTTTTCATCTGTATCATTCCATTACTGACAACTATTAAAGGGTCAGTCTACATATATACTCTATGTCATAGAAGAAACTGTCCTAAAGAACTTTCATTTTATGTCAGTCATTTAACAGAGTTGAGAAGTTGTGAACTGGTTCAACATACAACCCCAGTTCCAACAATGCCAGGGTACTGTAACatgtgaataaaacacaatgcAACAATTTGACGCCACAAACCCTCATCTTATttacaacagaacaaaaacaataacatattaaaactgagaaaatctatcattttaataaaaaaaaaaatacaactctCTTAAGAGCTGTCCATAAACATAGGAGGACTTAAGGGAGCAGTTACTGGACTTTGGGGGAGGAATGTTATCCTGTTCTTTTATGACAGGATTATAGCTACTCCTGGGActtctttgttgtattttttgtttcacGATATGCTACATGTTCTCAACAGGTGAAAGGTCAGGATCCTGGTAGGCCAGTTCACCCAGACCTCCTCCTATCAAGCCAAGCTGTTTTACATGCTTTTAATAGCACTAATGGTGTCTTACCAGATGTGCTACGCATAGAGACTAATGTATTGCACgatagagctttaacctgcatttatggcaaacacaaacacagtgatagGAAGTGTTCCTAAGTAATGTTGctcccatcaaattcaaaatgagcttattatttttatgaaatTGTACAAAGTTTCAGTATAAACAattgatatgttttctatgttctactGTGCATACAATATGGGTTTAGCAGATTTCCAAATTACTGCATTCAGtttatatttacaatttatGCAGCATCCCAACTTTCTAGGTTCAGTTGATGTGAACATGAGCAAACAGAAatccaaatgcaaattcctctaATGCATAACTAATGAAACAGAGTCTTTTACTGAAAATTGAAGCACTTTCTGTGTGAAATATGAGAGCTTGTAATTGTACCATAATTTTCTCTATATAATAAATCATCTAAATGTAAAAGATCACAAACAGCCTCAGAAGGAAGTTGTTTACTCCAAGGCATAGTCATCCTCACTGTGTTCATCTGCTTTTTCCAGTCATGTAGGTTACGATCCTATTTCAGCACTTATCAGATCGAACACTGCCAAAGAGTGTAAAAAGTCAAACACTCACCCTCAATGTACAGCACAAAGACGCTAAGCACAAGTTTTAGTTCCATCTCTGTCACGAAGAAACACACTGACTCTGGTGCACTTCCTCATCACTCATCTATATGTACTCTACTATGGGACCTTCCATGACATCACAGCTCTGTGGTTTCCCCTAACTTTTTGATTTGAGAGATTCTCATGTGACTCCTTACAGTAGAAGTGGAAGCTGACCATGATTGCATTTTATTCCTGTTTGTAGTTTTGCTGCCAAACATGAGTTGAATGTTGAATTTACAACTATCTATCTTGTGGATGGCTGTGGTTCATCAGAGCATGAATGTTACAtagaaagtgtgaaaatgacatgttgtaaaaagtgctttgagtatTTAAATAGAGTAGAAGAGCACTATATAAGGATCAGTCCAGTTACCATTTATAGTAAAAGACCTGAGACAAAATTATCCTTCCTTATTTTCCAAAATTATGTTAATTCTGGAATTAGTAACTCTGGAAACAGTAGAGATGCTTTATCAACCAAGTAGCCAGCTAGTACCTAACATTAGTAACTGTGGTTTGAACACAGTTACTAAACTTCAGGTTGAATTGCCACTGCAGTTTTAACTCACACATCAACAAGATTAACAACTTGCCACCAATCTGTGGCTTACTAAGAGGAAATGGCTACTTTCTAAAGCAAAAGATGTTTGAGTTGGAAACTTGTGTCAGGTGGGTACCGAGGGGAAAATGAAAGCCATAGCCCTCATGGTTTTATGATGTTTTCCACTGTAGACTCGACACAAACATTTACTGAATTTAGTCAGATCAAAAATGTGGTATTGCAGTAATTAGGTGCCATTACAGTCTCcagaagaaaatggaagaaTAATTTAAAAGCAAATGCAGAAACATACTTGTACTCACTAACTATATATAGAAGTGGAAACAAACCTGTGTGAATTTCTTTTGGGGAGGTTTTACTATGTGTCATATAAGTCAGGTTGCTTAAAATGTTATATCAAGCAGTAACTTAAAACATTTATCACATTCTGTTCACTTGTATGTGAACACAGAAATTAAATGCCTCTTACCCACTCTTAAAAGAACAACAGGAGAGGAATGGTCTTAGGGTCAGTCATCAAGTATGTTAAAtcctgaaagacaaaaaagttAACTGGATAGAACACATAATTTACAAATCATTCACTCTGTAAAACTCAGCATGGGGTTCAGTGTTGCCTAAATATCCTCATTAACTTAACAACAGTGTAGCGACATAGAGGGGTTCACGGTTCACAGTCATactaggttaactggtgattctaaattgaatGCAggtgtaaatactgtaaatggGAAATG from Astatotilapia calliptera chromosome 10, fAstCal1.2, whole genome shotgun sequence harbors:
- the crtam gene encoding cytotoxic and regulatory T-cell molecule isoform X1 translates to MELKLVLSVFVLYIEVSLAVLQHVTVMEGENLSLSCPVTNADKTNVDWKNPEGFVMFFNHNQALKDKRYRIDTLSESKFSISVSSVKFNDGGNYTCSHYGDQITEKIVEVTVLGYPKMSKTKHEGKTVIKCTAVGNHFAPQISWKIDDGSEFLARNQFQQEAKKYISTGMIEILSVEKRVTVKCLVRHPALKSKHLMNFVKIRRGSKGSHHTSTVSPHTVKESTKVPGTTTMWIRHNRTAVYSTTRNENKPLSESSTVPSSLQASTSDPEMSITRSPQIPVTGPTDPHLSTSGWTYSPETTENITIDNMDSNTTGSGFSLFPGNFDLNMHRKDQENSSLLVLLVTCLICGLLVVVIFFAIKLRRAHIAWKRENEDSNPSEESSKSKSSHEEKTSQAQRRRGLFNTAFTQYVVEEPAKTMTSVQNTAVITATTSQHQTTAQTLAKCDAKETSL
- the crtam gene encoding cytotoxic and regulatory T-cell molecule isoform X2; this translates as MELKLVLSVFVLYIEVSLAVLQHVTVMEGENLSLSCPVTNADKTNVDWKNPEGFVMFFNHNQALKDKRYRIDTLSESKFSISVSSVKFNDGGNYTCSHYGDQITEKIVEVTVLGYPKMSKTKHEGKTVIKCTAVGNHFAPQISWKIDDGSEFLARNQFQQEAKKYISTGMIEILSVEKRVTVKCLVRHPALKSKHLMNFVKIRRGSKGSHHTSTVSPHTVKESTKVPGTTTMWIRHNRTAVYSTTRNENKPLSESSTVPSSLQASTSDPEMSITRSPQIPVTGPTDPHLSTSGWTYSPETTENITIDNMDSNTTGNFDLNMHRKDQENSSLLVLLVTCLICGLLVVVIFFAIKLRRAHIAWKRENEDSNPSEESSKSKSSHEEKTSQAQRRRGLFNTAFTQYVVEEPAKTMTSVQNTAVITATTSQHQTTAQTLAKCDAKETSL